A genomic segment from Aspergillus puulaauensis MK2 DNA, chromosome 1, nearly complete sequence encodes:
- the cdc123 gene encoding cell proliferation protein CDC123 (BUSCO:EOG09264WF4;~COG:S;~EggNog:ENOG410PJMN;~InterPro:IPR009772;~PFAM:PF07065): MPLIESDAAGPSTEQPQRLPFPPVTYSHILHCSYDYWQPKYRALVPKSRIIPLTPAFVSYLHADGIVLPPEDTPPTNDDDLDEFSDDSDVEEESDPSKDWEDIHSQIKSTIAELDGKVTPKLNWSAPKDATWMAATNDMQCRTPNDIYLLLKSSDFITHDLEHPFDDCVPDTSYSPSPMPSLPQVNYNLILRQYVNFNPSLEFRCFVRNRVLLCMCQRDQNHFDFLFPMRDSLRSRIQSFFDEKLKDTFPDSSFVFDVYIPPPHQRVWLIDINPWAERTDPLLFSWLEVLRMKDPVGIQEEDDSAEQFVRLSLNGNNSDLPEEAEGDTSGSEEEEAEHIEDDDTPFLSEFRLVKRDDPEAYAFTTPQYSAHKMPKEVVDASISGPGGMSEFLGQWQDIIARQAQESDTESDH; encoded by the exons ATGCCTCTCATCGAGTCTGATGCGGCCGGCCCGTCGACCGAGCAACCTCAGCGACTGCCTTTTCCACCCGTCACATACTCGCACATTCTACATTGTTCCTACGACTATTGGCAACCAAA ATACCGCGCTCTCGTACCGAAGTCCCGAATCATTCCCTTAACACCCGCTTTCGTTTCCTACCTTCATGCAGACGGAATTGTCCTCCCACCAGAAGATACCCCGCCAACCAACGATGACGATCTCGATGAGTTTTCAGATGATTCCGACGTCGAGGAAGAGTCAGACCCCTCGAAAGACTGGGAGGATATCCATTCCCAAATCAAGTCCACAATCGCGGAGTTGGACGGCAAAGTGACCCCCAAATTAAACTGGAGCGCACCCAAGGACGCCACCTGGATGGCCGCAACAAACGACATGCAATGCCGCACTCCAAATGACAtctacctcctcctcaaaaGCAGCGACTTCATTACCCACGACCTAGAACACCCATTTGACGACTGCGTCCCCGATACTTCCTACTCACCGAGCCCCATGCCCAGTCTCCCGCAGGTCAATTacaacctcatcctccgccaATACgtcaacttcaacccctcACTTGAGTTCCGATGCTTCGTGCGTAACAGGGTGTTACTCTGTATGTGCCAGCGGGACCAGAACCActtcgacttcctcttccccatgCGCGACTCTCTTCGCTCCCGCATCCagtccttcttcgacgaaaAGCTCAAAGACACATTCCCAGACTCAAGCTTCGTCTTCGATGTCTACATCCCACCACCACACCAGCGCGTGTGGCTCATCGATATTAACCCCTGGGCGGAGCGCACAGATCCACTACTATTTAGTTGGCTAGAGGTCCTGCGAATGAAAGACCCAGTCGGTATtcaagaagaggatgacagCGCCGAACAGTTCGTCCGCCTGTCTCTCAACGGAAATAACTCTGATCTacccgaagaagccgaaggcGATACGTCTGggtcagaagaagaagaagcagagcacATAGAAGATGATGACACCCCATTCCTATCGGAATTCCGACTCGTCAAGCGTGACGATCCGGAAGCCTACGCCTTCACAACACCTCAGTACTCAGCGCATAAAATGCCCAAGGAAGTTGTCGACGCCTCGATctctggccctggcggcATGAGTGAATTTCTGGGTCAATGGCAGGATATCATCGCGCGGCAAGCTCAGGAATCAGATACGGAGAGTGATCATTAA
- a CDS encoding dodecenoyl-CoA isomerase (COG:I;~EggNog:ENOG410PJ85;~InterPro:IPR001753,IPR029045;~PFAM:PF16113,PF00378;~go_function: GO:0003824 - catalytic activity [Evidence IEA]), whose product MAAEQDITLTYKDRVAIITLNIPKKLNALTGDHYYLLGERLREVDKRDDITITVLAGNGRFFSAGADVTSARPGAGLGTNVRRELVRSFVVNNIDITNTVSRHSKILVVALNGPAVGLSAALVGMADFVYAAPHAFLLTPFSSLGLVAEGGASTAFVERLGIAKANEALLQSKRITCEELVSAGFVNKVIKAPSGKPEDSEGFLGEVLKEVDERMGAHLSQSSMIRIKELIRRPGRELMDRQNTVEAFQGLERFLAGIPQEEFRKLAAGEKRHKL is encoded by the exons ATGGCCGCAGAACAAGATATCACCCTCACTTACAAAGATCGCGTCGCGATCATCACTCTCAACATCCCCAAAAAGCTCAATGCCCTAACCGGAGACCACTACTATCTGCTCGGCGAGCGTCTCCGTGAAGTCGATAAGCGCGATGACATTACTATCACTGTCCTGGCTGGGAACGGACGGTTCTTCTCAGC AGGCGCAGACGTAACCTCCGCCCGCCCCGGCGCCGGCCTGGGAACCAACGTCCGCCGCGAACTTGTCCGCAGCTTCGTCGTAAACAACATCGACATAACAAACACCGTCTCACGGCACTCCAAGATCCTAGTCGTCGCCCTAAATGGGCCAGCCGTGGGTCTCTCTGCCGCGCTGGTCGGAATGGCTGACTTCGTGTACGCCGCACCTCACGCCTTCCTCCTGACACCATTCTCTTCACTCGGCCTCGTTGCCGAGGGTGGCGCCTCCACTGCATTCGTAGAACGTCTGGGTATCGCAAAAGCCAACGAAGCTCTTCTCCAAAGTAAGCGAATTACGTGCGAGGAGCTTGTGAGCGCAGGATTCGTGAACAAGGTTATCAAGGCGCCGAGCGGGAAGCCAGAGGACTCGGAGGGGTTCTTGGGTGAGGTTttgaaggaggttgatgaaCGGATGGGTGCGCATTTGAGCCAGAGCTCAATGATCAGGATTAAGGAGCTGATTCGTAGGCCTGGACGGGAGCTTATGGATCGCCAGAATACGGTCGAGGCATTCCAGGGTCTAGAAAGATTCCTGGCTGGTATTCCCCAGGAGGAATTCAGGAAGCTGGCTGCGGGGGAGAAGAGACATAAACTTTAG
- a CDS encoding uncharacterized protein (COG:S;~EggNog:ENOG410PSMJ;~InterPro:IPR018625;~PFAM:PF09803;~TransMembrane:1 (i12-31o);~go_component: GO:0005739 - mitochondrion [Evidence IEA];~go_process: GO:0033617 - mitochondrial cytochrome c oxidase assembly [Evidence IEA]) produces the protein MSTILRRLQGGNLEVVKFGMYVLFPIGWMYYFGTNLDERFSVPGFWPTTEQSHKIPLEKEDIDKELARMRMADAVKRERREREREIEAQTQAQALAQAQSGQGSNLE, from the exons ATGTCCACGATCCTCCGCAGACTCCAAGGGGGTAACCTCGAAGTAGTCAAG TTCGGCATGTACGTCCTATTCCCCATCGGCTGGATGTACTACTTCGGAACGAATCTCGACGAGCGCTTCAGCGTACCCGGGTTCTGGCCTACCACAGAGCAGTCACATAAGATCccgctggagaaggaggatatcGATAAGGAGCTGGCGCGCATGCGCATGGCTGATGCGGTGAAGCGGGAGCGACgggagcgggagcgggagATCGAAGCCCAAACGCAGGCTCAGGCCCTGGCGCAGGCGCAGAGTGGGCAGGGTTCAAATTTAGAATGA
- a CDS encoding serine palmitoyltransferase small subunit family protein (COG:S;~EggNog:ENOG410PRW5;~InterPro:IPR024512;~PFAM:PF11779;~TransMembrane:1 (n3-11c16/17o36-57i)): protein MTLLWIAAAFVRWIRLKIYQYEVTFAVYMLTPTEKFIFNSIILTLLSMILTAIYVYLPDHLRTIYGHLYYYWVGERPFVSNGIAAISTVFRDGATQTLELVYETAQNTAATAATVPEL from the exons ATGACTCTTCTCTGGATAGCAGCCGCGTTTGTGCGCTGGATTCGTCTGAAAATCTATCAGTATGAGGTGACCTTCGCCGTATACATGCTTACCCCTACGGAAAAATTCATTTTCA ATTCCATTATTCTCACCCTTCTCTCCATGATCCTTACCGCGATCTACGTCTACCTTCCCGATCATCTCCGCACAATATACGGCCACCTTTACTACTACTGGGTTGGCGAACGCCCGTTCGTTTCAAACGGCATCGCAGCCATCAGTACAGTCTTCCGTGACGGTGCCACGCAGACTCTAGAGCTGGTGTATGAGACGGCACAGAATACGGCCGCGACGGCAGCCACGGTTCCGGAGTTGTAA
- a CDS encoding peptide chain release factor family protein (COG:J;~EggNog:ENOG410QDMR;~InterPro:IPR000352;~PFAM:PF00472;~go_function: GO:0003747 - translation release factor activity [Evidence IEA];~go_process: GO:0006415 - translational termination [Evidence IEA]) has protein sequence MVRPIRQLLRPISNTALIPRPPLRIATVPVPKRPISASPLLSNKPLPPRLKLDDADITLSYLKGTGPGGQKINKTNSAVQLIHRPTGIVVKSQATRSRAQNEKYARQILADKVEQALRGDQSRVALKADRERKKKASKVKKSRRKYRELEDGKSAEEEVGEEEKGEPVLDGDNEPATKESG, from the exons ATGGTCCGTCCAATACGACAACTACTGCGGCCCATCTCCAACACCGCACTCATCCCCCGGCCTCCTCTCCGCATTGCCACGGTCCCAGTCCCCAAACGACCCATCTCCGCCTCACCACTCCTCTCCAACAAACCCCTCCCCCCGCGCCTGAAGCTCGACGATGCCGACATAACACTCTCCTACCTCAAGGGCACAGGCCCGGGAGGGCAAAAAATT AACAAAACAAATTCCGCCGTGCAACTAATCCACCGGCCCACCGGCATCGTCGTGAAATCTCAAGCCACGAGATCGCGCGCGCAGAATGAGAAATATGCGCGCCAGATTCTTGCTGATAAGGTCGAGCAAGCCCTGAGGGGTGATCAGAGTCGTGTCGCGCTGAAGGCAGACCGcgagcggaagaagaaagcgagTAAGGTAAAGAAGAGTCGGAGGAAGTATCGGGAGTTAGAAGACGGGAAGAGtgcagaggaggaagtaggggaagaagagaagggggaaCCAGTGTTAGATGGGGATAATGAGCCTGCAACGAAGGAGTCAGGGTGA
- the CSE1 gene encoding putative chromosome segregation protein Cse1 (BUSCO:EOG09260OQ8;~COG:U,Y;~EggNog:ENOG410PFCM;~InterPro:IPR016024,IPR011989,IPR001494,IPR005043, IPR013713;~PFAM:PF03810,PF03378,PF08506;~go_function: GO:0005515 - protein binding [Evidence IEA];~go_function: GO:0008536 - Ran GTPase binding [Evidence IEA];~go_process: GO:0006886 - intracellular protein transport [Evidence IEA]): MADGLGAVAQLLAASLDPRQNKQAESALRQEESNPSFAISLLQITASESYPYNTRLASALFFKNFIKRNWTDEDGNYKLPQEVVGTIKQELINLMISVPQGIQTQLGEAVSVIADSDFWERWNTLVNDLVSKLQPDNPAANIGVLQVAHSIFKRWRPLFRSDELYIEINHVLERFGNPFLTLFQGLDAYLEANKSNKDQLVQGFTQLNLMIKLMYDLSCHDLPPMFEENMSGIAQLLLKYLTYDNQLLHTDDDTESGQLEFTRAGIFEVLTLWVQKYGDEFQQHIQQFVESSWNFLTTIGQETKYDILVSRALKFLTSIAGMPQHAQVFQAEGTLAQVIEKVILPNVSLRDSDEELFEDEPIEFIRRDLEGSDSDTRRRAATDFLKQLNANFEGSVTKAVLQYIDHYLNEYTKSPQLNWKAKDTATYLFIAIAAKGAATASHGITTTNSLISITDYFQKHLAADLVSGDGLHPILKVDAVKYLYLFRSLVTKEQWQEVLPLLVNHLASPNFVVYTYSAIAVERVLYFTDNQGQPIISADTIKPLAKDLLEHIFSLIQKDPAPQKVQENEFIMKCAMRVLIVIKEAVIPITDNVLKHLINITQVIASNPSNPRFYYYHFETIGAFIRYAAPANPDKLEQALYPPFSAILQGDVQEFVPYIFQLFAALLEANPSGTLPTYYQSLIAPILAPQVWESKGNIPALVRLLSSIISRGSQYILENNQLINTLGIFQKLLSSKTNESYGFDLLEAVIEHFPSAVLEPFFGDIMQIILTRLQNHKTESLTLRFVRFYHFMCANDAKGCSADFVIQIVDKVQEGLYVQLYLNVILPESQKLARPLDRKTAVLSFTKTLANSEAFANKYKKGWGFTCEALLKLLELPPLPASKDDVIAEHDVEDMAFGVGFTALVTIRPQVRDPWPDTGADLKIWVGKCLKEADQKHGGRISAFAQERLEDQAKAVLGSYIA, from the exons ATGGCGGATGGTCTTGGGGCTGTTGCCCAGCTCCTCGCAGCGAGTCTGGACCCCAGACAGAATAAACAAG CTGAATCCGCTCTTCGTCAAGAAGAGAGTAACCCGAGCTTTGCGATATCACTTCTTCAAATCACCGCCTCCGAATCCTATCCGTACAATACTCGCCTGGCAAGTGCGCTATTTTTCAAGAACTTCATCAAAAGGAATTGgaccgatgaggatggaaaCTACAAGCTTCCACAGGAGGTAGTGGGTACGATCAAACAAGAACTCATCAACTTGATGATCTCCGTGCCGCAGGGTATACAAACCCAATTAGGAGAAGCTGTTAGTGTCATCGCTGATAGTGACTTCTGGGAGCGGTGGAATACACTTGTTAAT GACCTTGTTTCAAAACTTCAACCCGACAACCCCGCTGCCAACATCGGTGTCTTGCAAGTTGCGCATTCGATTTTCAAGAGGTGGAGACCCCTTTTCCGCTCCGATGAACTTTACATAGAAATCAACCACGTCCTTGAGAGATTCGGTAATCCTTTCTTGACTCTTTTCCAG GGACTCGATGCGTATCTCGAAGCGAACAAGTCGAACAAAGACCAGCTTGTTCAAGGATTCACTCAACTTAATTTGATGATTAAGCTGATGTATGACCTTTCTTGCCATGACCTCCCTCCGATGTTCGAAGAAAATATGAGTGGGATTGCACAGCTGTTACTCAAATATCTAACATACGACAACCAATTGCTTCACACTGATGATGATACCGAATCTGGTCAACTAGAATTTACTCGTGCCGGGATTTTTGAGGTCCTAACGCTCTGGGTACAGAAATACGGGGACGAGTTTCAGCAGCACATCCAACAATTCGTGGAGAGCTCGTGGAATTTCCTGACTACAATTGGGCAGGAAACAAAGTATGACATTCTTGTTAGTCGGGCGTTAAAGTTCTTGACTTCGATTGCCGGCATGCCTCAGCATGCACAAGTTTTCCAAGCGGAGGGCACATTGGCTCAGGTCATTGAAAAGGTCATTTTGCCAAACGTTAGCCTCCGTGATTCAGATGAAGAACTGTTCGAGGATGAGCCGATTGAGTTTATCCGACGTGATCTCGAGGGATCAGACAGCGACACAAGACGACGTGCTGCTACAGACTTCCTGAAGCAATTGAACGCGAACTTTGAAGGGTCGGTTACAAAGGCTGTTCTGCAATACATCGACCACTACCTGAATGAGTACACGAAATCACCACAGCTGAACTGGAAAGCCAAGGATACCGCAACCTACCTTTTTATTGCAATTGCAGCGAAAGGGGCTGCAACTGCCAGCCACGGAATCACGACAACTAATAGCCTCATAAGCATCACCGACTATTTCCAAAAACACCTCGCCGCCGACTTGGTTTCTGGGGATGGTTTGCATCCAATTCTCAAGGTTGATGCTGTCAAGTATCTCTACCTTTTCCGCAGCCTCGTGACAAAGGAACAATGGCAGGAAGTGCTTCCATTATTGGTCAATCACCTTGCTTCTCCCAACTTTGTTGTTTACACGTATTCTGCCATTGCCGTTGAACGCGTGCTATATTTCACCGATAACCAAGGACAGCCCATTATCTCAGCAGACACGATCAAGCCTCTTGCTAAGGACCTATTGGAACATATTTTCTCCTTGATTCAGAAGGACCCGGCTCCTCAAAAAGTGCAGGAGAATGAGTTTATCATGAAATGCGCTATGAGGGTTTTGATCGTGATTAAAGAGGCTGTAATCCCTATTACGGACAATGTGCTGAAGCACTTGATCAACATCACTCAAGTGATAGCTAGCAACCCGAGCAACCCGAGGTTTTACTACTATCATTTTGAGACTATAGGAGCGTTTATTCG GTACGCTGCTCCAGCGAACCCCGATAAACTTGAGCAGGCTCTCTACCCTCCTTTCTCCGCCATCCTCCAAGGAGATGTACAAG AATTCGTCCCGTACATCTTCCAGCTTTTCGCTGCCCTTCTCGAAGCTAACCCATCGGGAACGTTGCCAACATACTATCAGAGCCTCATTGCCCCTATTCTTGCACCTCAAGTGTGGGAGTCCAAGGGCAATATCCCCGCGCTCGTGCGACTTTTATCGTCGATTATTAGCCGGGGGTCCCaatatattctagaaaaCAACCAGCTTATCAACACGCTTGGTATTTTCCAGAAGTTACTTTCATCCAAGACAAATGAAAGCTACGGATTTGATCTCCTGGAAGCTGTGATTGAGCACTTTCCATC AGCTGTACTGGAACCGTTCTTTGGTGATATCATGCAGATCATTCTCACACGCCTTCAGAATCATAAAACAGAGAGTCTTACACTCCGATTCGTGCGTTTCTATCACTTCATGTGCGCCAATGATGCCAAGGGATGCAGCGCCGATTTCGTAATCCAAATCGTCGATAAAGTACAGGAGGG CCTGTATGTTCAATTATACCTGAACGTCATTCTGCCGGAGTCACAAAAGCTTGCGCGCCCACTGGATCGCAAAACTGCTGTGCTATCATTCACTAAGACGCTTGCCAACTCCGAAGCTTTTGCGAACAAGTACAAGAAGGGATGGGGTTTCACGTGCGAAGCCCTTCTCAAACTCTTGGAGCTTCCACCACTGCCTGCTAGCAAGGACGATGTTATTGCTGAGCATGACGTTGAGGACATGGCATTTGGTGTTGGATTCACAGCTCTTGTCACCATACGGCCCCAGGTCAGAGACCCTTGGCCGGACACGGGTGCCGATCTTAAGATCTGGGTTGGGAAGTGCCTGAAGGAAGCAGACCAGAAGCACGGTGGAAGAATCTCAGCATTCGCCCAGGAGAGATTAGAGGACCAGGCGAAGGCAGTGCTCGGCAGTTATATTGCGTGA